TCGCGCTGCAGATCCGCGAGGAGGTTCAGGACCCCGAGCCTGATGGACACGTCGAGCATCGACACCGGCTCGTCCGCGACGATGAAGCGCGCACCGGGTGCGAGCGCGCGGGCGATGGCGACGCGCTGCCGCTGCCCACCGGAGAGCTCGTGGGGGCGCCGCTCCGCGAAGCTCTCCCCCGGGGTGAGCCGCACCCGCTCGAGCAGGTCGATCGCCCGGGCGCGCACCTCGTCTCCGGAGAGCTTCGGATGATGCAGTCGGATCGGCCGCTCCAGGTGATGCAGGATCGTGTGGAACGGATTCAGCGAGGCGAACGGATCCTGGAAGACCATCTGCACCTGCGAGCGGTAGCGCTCGACGGCTCGTCCGCGCATCCCGGTCTCCTGCCCGTCGAGCAGGATCTGTCCGCTGGTGGGCGTCTCGAGCTTCATGAGCATCCGGGCGATGGTCGACTTGCCCGATCCGGACTCTCCCACCAGGGCGACCGTCTTCCCGGCGGCGATGGTGAACGAGACATCCTTCACCGCGTGCAGCGTCGAGGTCTTGAGTCCCGAGCGCAGCGTGAAGTC
This genomic interval from Microbacterium hydrocarbonoxydans contains the following:
- a CDS encoding ATP-binding cassette domain-containing protein; translation: MTGPTLEARNLVKDFTLRSGLKTSTLHAVKDVSFTIAAGKTVALVGESGSGKSTIARMLMKLETPTSGQILLDGQETGMRGRAVERYRSQVQMVFQDPFASLNPFHTILHHLERPIRLHHPKLSGDEVRARAIDLLERVRLTPGESFAERRPHELSGGQRQRVAIARALAPGARFIVADEPVSMLDVSIRLGVLNLLADLQREDDLGVLYITHDLATARHFSDEIMVLYKGDVVERGPADAVILDPQHEYTKTLLGAAPEPENLGRLRDEVRAEIAGR